In the Anaerostipes caccae L1-92 genome, TCTTTTTAATCATCGGGAATGTCATTCCCGCAACTCTCTCGTTAAACTGCTGAAACGGTTCCGCATTTCCTTCTTTGTCAAAGAACTGAAGGGCAATGTCCCCTGCAACTCCCTGCTCGACATACTGGTCCATCTCCTCCTTGGTCAAGTAACCCGCCTGGATCAGGGTGGAGCCTCCGCTTTGAGGAATTCCCACTCCCATGACGATGGTGTCCAGCTTCTTAAAATCTTCAAAAATATAGTTCACAGACTTTTCTTTTAAAAAGTATTCCATGACCTTCCGTTCAGAAAAAACCGCCGGTGAAAGAAACTGGGTGTAAGTCCCGCCAAATTTCTTTGCAAATTCCTTTGCGATCTGATTGGCCTGCACATCTACTTTTGAAACAGTTCCCTGGCTGACTCCGCCGAGGATCGGGACGAACATATAGTGATTCTCCTTAGAAAATGCACGGTTGGTGCGGGCTACGTTGTGCAGGGTGAATCCCATGGAAACCCCTATGTAATCCCCGTCCTTAAAATACTGTGAAAGAAACAGTGCCGCCTTCTCATACAGCCTGGATATGGAATCTGTCTTTGTGTCCAGCGGGCTGCTCTCTACTACGACAACTTCCTTTAAACCATATTTTCGTTCCAGTGCTTTTTCCAGCTTGCCATACGAAAACTGTACCGGATTGATGACTTCGACTCTTACGATACCGCTTTCCTTGCCTTTCTGAAGCATTCTTGAAACCGTTGCTCTGGAAATCCCAAGGTAATCGCTGATATCCTGCTGCTTCATATCATCTTCATAATATAAGCTGCAGCATTTGTAAATCAATCTCCAATCATCCACTATCTTTTTCATATGTTTTCTCCTGTTTGTATGAATGCCCATCCCATGATGCCATAAATTGTATTAATTATCATGCAATAACTCTATCAAAATCTTAAATCTTTATCAATGCAATTTCGTTGAACAAATGTCGAAGTAGACTTTTTTGAAACATAAACTTTTACATTTGTTCTAAAAATTCGTTAAAAAAATGACAGATATAATTGTACAGTATTTTATACAAATAAATCAAGTGATTGTATACAGCCACTGGTAACTATGTTAATTTTTTAACCTTTTTTCGTGCTTTTTTTGTTTAATTCTTCTGACTTTTTCACTCGCCAAGTCTGGAAACTTCTCTGTTTAGAAAATACTTCCATTTATACAAACAAAAAAACCGGTGAGCAAGTACCGGTTTTTTTCATCATTGATTCGTATGTTCAATCACAGATGTCTTTATATTAATATCTCAGGATATTTTTTTGTAACAATTTTAAATGCTTCATCCGCCACGTCAAAAGTATACTGCAAATCCTCGTCCGTCATAACCGTATTGGTAAACATATTATGAAAATGAGAGATATAGACACCCCTTCTCACCATCTCTCCAACCCAAACCTGATGTGGGATCAGGGACTCGTCGGGGTCCTTCAAAATGATCTTAAACAGAGACGGAAGCCCGGTAGTACTTAATTTTACTCCATTTGCGTCCGCGGTCTGCTTAAGGCCCCTCGTCAGCTTTTCTCCTGTCTTCTGCATGATCCCGACAGCGTTGATCTCCTTCATCTTCGTGATTGCTGCAACAGAGGCGGCGAGCGGAACTGCGGACAGCCAGTAGCTTCCCGTATAGTTCATGTCTTCCACTGCCTCTCTCATCTCTTTTCGTCCGACCAGTGCCGCCATGTTCCAGCCGTTGGCAATGGCTTTTCCCAGTGTCAGCAGATCCGCTTTGATTCCAAAATAATGATCGGACCCTGCAAGGTCCATGCGGAATCCTGCCCGCACATCGTCAATGATCAGCACGATTCCTTTCTCATCACAGAGTTTTCTTACTTTCGGCCAATAGTCCTCGTCCGGCAGTACATTGTCATAATGTGAAATATGATCATAAGGCATAGAAAGGATTCCTGCGATCTCTCCCGGATGATCGTCCACCATCTTTTTGATAGCCTCAAAGTCATTAAAAGGTACATATAGATTATTGCAGATCTCTTCATCCAGCACCCCTGGTGTCCCTGCTTTCTGACACCACTGATACACGCCGTGATATCCGTGTTCCATCATAATAATCTTTTTGCGTCCGGTGGCATGGCGGGCCGTCATGACAGCCAGGGTCGTCACATCTCCCCCGTTCTTTGCGAAAAAAGCCCAGTCCGCACAGTTAATCGTCTCCACCAGTTTTTCTGCACACTCGATCATAACCGGGGAGACAACCGTGGTACAGTTTCCTTTTTCCCTCTGTCTCATCGCCGCAGCATCCACATCCGGATCCTGATATCCCAGGGCATTCGGTCCGTAAGCACATGCATAGTCAATAAAACGGTTCCCGTCCACATCCCAGATATAAGTTCCCTCTGCCCGCTCTGAAAACAGAGGGTAACATCCCATGGGATTCAGCCTTGCCCTGCCGACACCCAAGTGTCCGTACAGTCCGCAGGGCACAACCTCATTAGCCCGGTCATATAACTCAAAACTTTTGTCATAGCTGTATGCTTTCATACTCAGAACCCCCTTCTACCTCAATCCGTTTGCATGTTCGTATGCCAGATTCAAAATTTTATCAAATGCATCATTTAATGTAGACAGACCCATCAGTTTCAGCTGTTTATGGACTGTCGCCGAATAAGTACTCAGTTTTTTATCTAAAAGTTTTAAGGCGGAATCAATGTTACCATATTCATAGACAGCCCTCGGATGGTCCGAAGAATCCACAAACTGCAGTTGATGATCTTTGATCAGAATATTCATTGTGATTCCGTCGGTTATCCTGACAATGATTTTTCCGTCCAGCAGCCGGTCAGCCAGCTTCTTTCCCTCCTCATCTTCATTTGCCAGCTGTACGGCCAGCCTGATCCTGTCTATAAACTTCTGTTCTTTCTCTGTCATAACGCTTCCTTCCTTTCTGAGCCAAAATGCTCCAGCGTGATTTGAACAGTTTCTTTCACTATTTTGGCTGATATTGCCATTTATTTTCGGTCATGCTATACTGGATATAATGAAATTTTAAGCCGTCAAGGAGGTTTCCCATGTCAAAAGAGCGGAAAAAGCAAATAGAGTCAAATATCCTGGAATATCTGGGTTCCCATGAAAAATTACTGACCCGAGACGCCATTGAATTATTTCATCTTTCCGAATCAACCATCCGCCGAATTTTCACCAGGCTGGAAGAACAGAAGAAAGTCGTGCGGACA is a window encoding:
- a CDS encoding sugar-binding transcriptional regulator, producing MKKIVDDWRLIYKCCSLYYEDDMKQQDISDYLGISRATVSRMLQKGKESGIVRVEVINPVQFSYGKLEKALERKYGLKEVVVVESSPLDTKTDSISRLYEKAALFLSQYFKDGDYIGVSMGFTLHNVARTNRAFSKENHYMFVPILGGVSQGTVSKVDVQANQIAKEFAKKFGGTYTQFLSPAVFSERKVMEYFLKEKSVNYIFEDFKKLDTIVMGVGIPQSGGSTLIQAGYLTKEEMDQYVEQGVAGDIALQFFDKEGNAEPFQQFNERVAGMTFPMIKKIRNRIAIAGGANRAEAVKGAIRGGYVNMLITNNECAEKLL
- a CDS encoding aminotransferase class III-fold pyridoxal phosphate-dependent enzyme; its protein translation is MKAYSYDKSFELYDRANEVVPCGLYGHLGVGRARLNPMGCYPLFSERAEGTYIWDVDGNRFIDYACAYGPNALGYQDPDVDAAAMRQREKGNCTTVVSPVMIECAEKLVETINCADWAFFAKNGGDVTTLAVMTARHATGRKKIIMMEHGYHGVYQWCQKAGTPGVLDEEICNNLYVPFNDFEAIKKMVDDHPGEIAGILSMPYDHISHYDNVLPDEDYWPKVRKLCDEKGIVLIIDDVRAGFRMDLAGSDHYFGIKADLLTLGKAIANGWNMAALVGRKEMREAVEDMNYTGSYWLSAVPLAASVAAITKMKEINAVGIMQKTGEKLTRGLKQTADANGVKLSTTGLPSLFKIILKDPDESLIPHQVWVGEMVRRGVYISHFHNMFTNTVMTDEDLQYTFDVADEAFKIVTKKYPEILI